The sequence CAATGACAACATGGTAacgagaatattttaataaaaaaattttaatttgtgacGTTGTATATATTGTTTCAGGATAAATCTTGAAAAGTTGAACGGCGAAGGAACAATTGTTCTCCCGAATTTATTCGTTAACTGTACGTACGACATCGACGGTCGTCTAATGGTTGTTCCACTCCAAGGTCAAGGAATATTTAGAGGAAATATAAGTAAGTCGCAAAAGACATGAAATCATGTTATCAACttagtaaatgtatattaattattacaacatgtttgtaattttatacagCGTAAAGaaactaatgaataattattattataacaagtatGTTGAacggtgtattattattaaaagtttgtttttttattatttagtgaacctaaataaattatactcgtCTGTGTGAAccacaatttatttatgtaatatattgttatcataaaatacgatattaattaatattttattcgcagCTAACACAAAAGCTGACGTCAAAGCAAGTCTTGAAGTATTAAAAGACAAAAAGAATCGTGAATACTTCCAAGTTAAGGATATTCGAATCAAACTTAAAGTTGGAGACGCAAATGGAAAAATAATACCCCAAAAcatcaacaaaaataatgatgtcCTAAGTATGCTCTATACTAtagactataaatattttttattcaacaatttaacttgattgtatttttgtttttaattcataaattgaaaaacatttttaattcttaaattaatattaataaatacgtcATACATAAGTCACGATAGTTTATcgtaaaagtttattttcataaaaaaaagctgattaaatattatatattaaaaattacttatatgtacctatttgaaTGTTTTAGCGGAAACTGCATCGGCGTTTTATCACCAAAACCGTCGAGTTGTTTTGGATATTATCACTCCAATCGCAGAAGAGATTACTGTCGAATTTGCGTTGCAAATTgccaataatatattgaaaactaTACTTTACGATGAAATTCTACCCAAAGAACTGCCTTGATGCATGTATACTACGatcgaatttaatttttaaatttaatatttttcgtaatttatattcaatcatttattaatcattttcatatatttcaGTGTACTATATTCATAAGtcatctattattaaatataatctatatgatcacaaatatttgttaactattttgtattataacttttttatttagttgGGAAATCTCATTATTGTTGGTgaatactgttataataaataacaatatactgaatagtgaatactaactggtaactaataaataattaacttataaaattataatgtgatatataattatatagatcaaaagaaaaaaatattgtgaacagTGAAATACGTGTCTAGACTCTAGACTTATGATTCGTTAAGAGATATATCCcgaatatattgaaatttacgAAATATGATTATGCGTCAGGCTAAATAGTAAACactaataggtactataagtTAGATCTATGAACAGTTACTTACCAGTAACCAATTTGACTccatctatactatatatagttataataattataacttcgGTGAAATGAGAATAGAAATAAACTCATGATGTcagatgcataatattatagtccatGGGtatgtttatagtattattaggttttattattttttttttaatcgattaaaaaatgtataaagaaccttcgattacattttcaaatcttagtattaagtataaaaagtttatgcatttttaactacaaaataatttgctattttttgctgtttttataaattgtataattgtaattttaacttaaaatgtttgtaaaaaaatattgtgtttataggttttcgatattttttaagttggtaaaaaaatcttataaagaaatttgttataaaattttcaagtatttctgCTCagcaagtaataatttttaatcgtcgtttataaaaaaaaataaataaatttgtataaaaatatttttggttaagtaaataataaaatgtacaaaacccTTCActgttaacaatattaaaaacaaaaattgcattttctcatgaaaaaatgtatgtaccatATACAAAGcaacttaaataatacataagcatcgagataattaaaataaatttatatattattgtaaataaattgtacttatatataatatgataaaaaataatgattattttcatattttaataggtagatacattcaattacaataattgtaaatttttctatttataagtcACAATAATTCATCATAGCATTCCATAACATTCTTTGATTATATCACTTCCTTTTTCCCCAATCATTATTGAAGCTGCGTTTGTGTTTGCAGAAACAATTTTTGGCATAACTGAACTATCAATTACCCGCATCCCGGTGATTCCTTTCACTCTTAATTTAGGATCAACAACAGAATAGGAATCGTCTTCTGAACCCATTCTACAGGTACCGACAACGTGGTAAAAAGGGGCTGCTAAGTTCTGAATGACACAAATCCAATAATCTCTAGTGTCCCAAATATGATCAGCACAATTCGATAATTTCAACTCCTCTAATACAAACCCAGCATCTATCATACTTTtagttttagataattttacaataaattcaatGCCTTTTAATAGGGTTTCTATTTCTTCATcacaagataaataatttaaaaatattttaggtttgTCTGATGGATTGATCGAGTTCAACATAACTCTGCCAGTACTTAACGGCTGTAAAATAACTGGTGTCATAACTATAAGGTCACTTAATAAGTTTAATTCGTCGTATATATTTGTTACTTCTTTGGCGTATCCAAAcatgtttgtaaatatatttattttgtttggaaGAGTATTTGTTGTGTTAAACGGAAttctgaaatttataatttgtacatcAGGATACACTAAATCgtcatttgatttataaaatgtcataaGGTTAGTTAAACCGAGTGTtgctatattttttgaatataggcTCATTTCTTTTTTCAACAAATCACCACTTTCGTTTATTATGTCCTCCATTGGTCTACATTTACGATCTGTAAATACTAATGCTGGAACTGACATATGATCCTGCAAGTTAAAACCTACCGGTAGGTCTTTAATGATAGGGATACCGTGATCATTTAAATGTTCTTTTGGTCCGATTCCAGAAAGCATAAGAAGCTGTGGACTTTTTATAGGTCCAGCACATATTACCACTTCTTTTGTACAATATACTGATTTAAATTCATCTGATGAACATTTGAATTCTACCCCCACTGCTACATCATCTTTAATTAAAACCTTAGTAACAATAGTATTTTTAGCTACATACAAATTTGGACGACTACTTGATGGTATTAAAAACGCTTTCAATGTACTACATCGACGGCCATTACGAGTGGTTGAATCAAAATTGCCATAACCGACGGCaggttttattatattcaaatcatccaatttaattacattaattaattcctGTGAATCAGTAATTATCTTGTAAGCTGGATCAAATGTGTCAAATGGTGTCACAGTTAGTGGTCCACCTTGTAAATGAATTTCCGGATTATATCTACACGTATCTACAAAATcttctgattttttaaaatatggtaaaaCATCTTCATAGCCCCATCCATGACAACCATACTTATTTTTCCATTGACTAAAATCATTTACAGTACCACGCAAGTACACCATTGCATTAATTGAAGACGATCCACCTAACATAAAACCCCTAGATATAATGCACCTCTCTTGTTCCATTCCTTTAAAAAGTGAAGGGTTCTTTTCCGAAAAAAAAGACCAATCACATTGCGTCCTTAGATTATGGGTCCATAAAAGTGGATTTTCAGTTAGTTCTGGTGGATCACCTCCAGCTTCCAATAGTAAGACATTCCATTCGGGTATTTCGCTTAAACGAGCAGCTACTGTTGCTCCAGCACTTCCTCCTCCAACCACTATAAAGTCGAATGTTACTTGCGTTGGGTCTTCGTATAACGTAGATGCGTAATCGGTTGGATAAATAATTGCACGATATCCTTGTATTATCTAGATACAAGATgacatgtttatataaattttaaaaattagctttaataatgttgtaattacatacaaatttatattgtatgtatcatatttattagtcatttcaataataatctttaaagtAGTGTTAAATGCAGGTATATTTTCTTACCGCAAGCTGACGATTTAATTGCCAtctaattaagtaattaaattaaattattaataggtgggtattattaggtaaattaatttatcaaaatgtttaaaaaaatatatttttttattgttactgatggtatttaaaatttgaattgatcaaataacaattaacagtaTTTCGATTGGGTgcttataaaagaaaattatagatgttatgttcataattattattatcgattcaAAAAATAGTTGGATTAGTAAAATATCATCCTAGCTAGACAGCtactaagtatttaaaattgtcaacaataatatatacgtttagataaataaatatatttttaatagcaaaAGATTTGAACATAATTATGCGatcactataattatataatatagtacctttgttttattattattgtcagagCCTACCaccaaatatttttgtacattaattaataattataatattgtatacgaagtaaaaaaataagtataaagaaaggttactattgaaaaataagaaataGTTTACATTAAAGACCCttatacaaacattacaaacataataaaaatatatttttatttttacaaaacattaaaaatattttacatagacacataccattaaaaatatagtgaCTTCAATCATTTTAACATCCAtgataacaatttcaaaaacaaatgtaattaaattgtatacaaatgagAGTTAGAAATTTCTATCACGtaagttatattttcaaaaaaattgtttatattaatagaaaaaaaaacgtcatccatatgagtataatatagtataaatagattgAAGTTAcgaatgaaattgaaatatggtttaaactattatttagtgttctgttaatattatacaatacgcaagcttatattttattcgtcatAGTTCATAGTTATTTTACATGTCAATATGTGTTTAACAGTTAAATAAGATTTTCTGTTTGTATTTGCTTATTTACGtgcgatatataataaatttagataatgtaatataaatgctGTTTTTAGATATAGCTTTTTTAGgaacagtaaataaaaaaaaaaactctaaaaatgttatgttgtaGCCTCTGGtgcatattaaatttgttaaaaactctcaatctcaaataatatttatttttgtgataatcgtaaaataaaatgatttatttaggtACTAATTACAATTTTGAACTCGATTTATATctgaataattactaattttatcctaatattaaaaaaaaattgtataaataattttctacattAAATAGATCTTTGAATCccaatttaaactaatttttttatatcgctttaaaatatgatgaaaattGCTCCATTccatctaattattttattaaactaatcaTTTTTTGGTAAAACTATAAAAAGCTGTCAATTTGTATAAATTCGATATAGgtcatagtttttaataatcaatactttaatttacattaatataacatattttatgatattggtAAGTATCTGAATGACAGTAAATATAGGTTGTTTAAGTTAAACTATATTTGGTAGATGATGTG is a genomic window of Rhopalosiphum padi isolate XX-2018 chromosome 4, ASM2088224v1, whole genome shotgun sequence containing:
- the LOC132930429 gene encoding circadian clock-controlled protein daywake-like, which produces MGRPMFLSIVSIALIVLQTQHTTAKRLPNFVHVCKRSDPQIEKCLLQTIESLRPELPNGIPKMQIPALEPMVIPMLAVNRNEDALKVKATIKDIQAWGGSKFVINNLKINLEKLNGEGTIVLPNLFVNCTYDIDGRLMVVPLQGQGIFRGNITNTKADVKASLEVLKDKKNREYFQVKDIRIKLKVGDANGKIIPQNINKNNDVLTETASAFYHQNRRVVLDIITPIAEEITVEFALQIANNILKTILYDEILPKELP
- the LOC132930845 gene encoding glucose dehydrogenase [FAD, quinone]-like, which encodes MDVKMIEVTIFLMIIQGYRAIIYPTDYASTLYEDPTQVTFDFIVVGGGSAGATVAARLSEIPEWNVLLLEAGGDPPELTENPLLWTHNLRTQCDWSFFSEKNPSLFKGMEQERCIISRGFMLGGSSSINAMVYLRGTVNDFSQWKNKYGCHGWGYEDVLPYFKKSEDFVDTCRYNPEIHLQGGPLTVTPFDTFDPAYKIITDSQELINVIKLDDLNIIKPAVGYGNFDSTTRNGRRCSTLKAFLIPSSSRPNLYVAKNTIVTKVLIKDDVAVGVEFKCSSDEFKSVYCTKEVVICAGPIKSPQLLMLSGIGPKEHLNDHGIPIIKDLPVGFNLQDHMSVPALVFTDRKCRPMEDIINESGDLLKKEMSLYSKNIATLGLTNLMTFYKSNDDLVYPDVQIINFRIPFNTTNTLPNKINIFTNMFGYAKEVTNIYDELNLLSDLIVMTPVILQPLSTGRVMLNSINPSDKPKIFLNYLSCDEEIETLLKGIEFIVKLSKTKSMIDAGFVLEELKLSNCADHIWDTRDYWICVIQNLAAPFYHVVGTCRMGSEDDSYSVVDPKLRVKGITGMRVIDSSVMPKIVSANTNAASIMIGEKGSDIIKECYGML